One Brachyspira pilosicoli P43/6/78 genomic window carries:
- the pepT gene encoding peptidase T translates to MKAYERFIKYTTFDTSSSSANENETPSSIGQRVFAEYLLKELKELGINDSYIDDKSFVYASIPATKGKEDKPKIGFIAHLDTVEDVSGKDIKANIIKNYDGKDIVLNKEKNIIFSVKDFPSLNKYKGFDLIVTDGTTLLGADDKAGVAEIMTMAETIMKDKSIEHGEIKIAFTPDEEIGSGIEHFNVDEFGANFAYTIDGGELGEIEYENFNAASCNVIVNGVNVHPGYAKNKMKNALLLAIEFNNMLPQNEKPEYTENYEGFYHLSSIEGNEENAKLEYIIRDHDREKFENKKEFIKNISEFLNKKYGENTFEINIKDSYYNMKEKIVPHMHLIENAKKAFNECDIKERIVPIRGGTDGARLSFRNLPCPNLSAGGENFHSRFEYIPVQSLDKMTEVLLKIIDIYSK, encoded by the coding sequence TATAAAATACACTACTTTTGACACTTCATCATCATCTGCTAATGAAAATGAAACACCAAGCTCTATTGGGCAGAGAGTGTTTGCTGAGTATTTATTAAAAGAATTAAAAGAGTTGGGAATTAATGATTCTTATATTGATGATAAATCTTTTGTATATGCTTCTATTCCTGCAACTAAAGGAAAAGAAGATAAGCCAAAAATAGGTTTTATTGCCCATTTAGATACAGTAGAAGATGTTAGCGGTAAAGATATAAAAGCTAATATAATAAAAAATTATGATGGAAAAGATATAGTTTTAAACAAAGAAAAAAATATAATATTTAGTGTTAAAGATTTTCCTAGTTTAAATAAATATAAAGGTTTTGATTTAATAGTAACAGACGGAACAACACTTTTAGGTGCTGATGACAAGGCTGGTGTTGCTGAGATTATGACTATGGCAGAAACTATAATGAAAGATAAGAGTATAGAACATGGTGAAATAAAAATAGCATTTACTCCAGATGAAGAGATAGGTTCTGGAATAGAGCATTTTAATGTTGATGAATTTGGTGCTAATTTTGCATACACTATAGACGGAGGAGAATTGGGAGAGATAGAATACGAGAACTTTAATGCTGCTTCTTGTAATGTAATTGTTAATGGAGTTAATGTTCACCCTGGCTATGCTAAAAATAAAATGAAAAATGCTTTGCTTCTTGCTATTGAGTTTAATAATATGCTTCCTCAGAATGAAAAACCTGAATATACAGAAAATTATGAAGGATTTTATCATTTATCATCTATAGAAGGAAATGAAGAAAATGCCAAACTTGAATATATAATAAGAGACCATGATAGAGAAAAGTTTGAAAATAAAAAAGAGTTTATAAAAAATATTTCTGAGTTTTTAAATAAAAAATATGGTGAAAATACATTTGAGATTAATATTAAAGACAGCTACTACAATATGAAAGAAAAAATAGTTCCTCATATGCATTTAATAGAAAATGCTAAGAAGGCTTTTAATGAATGCGATATAAAAGAAAGAATAGTTCCTATTAGAGGAGGCACTGATGGGGCTAGGCTATCATTTAGAAATCTTCCTTGTCCTAATTTATCTGCTGGAGGAGAGAATTTTCATAGCAGATTTGAATATATTCCTGTTCAATCTTTAGATAAGATGACAGAGGTTTTATTAAAAATAATAGATATATATTCTAAATAA
- the thiL gene encoding thiamine-phosphate kinase translates to MKEFELIEKIKQLSNNFNKTSNINIGDDCAVLKNLSDKKDILVTTDILVENIHFSLKYYSFYDVGYKSAQVNISDIICKGAFPKSVFVSLSIPKNITEENILQWYDGFLEACKPYNIEIAGGDTTSSNNDFFISITLIGEIEKNKAILRSTAKDNDNIYVLGIVGESDLGLKKLLSGNYSYDDESVKTHLRPQLFFNEWQEIIKKYKINSSIDISDGLLQDLSHIAEKSNLYAKVFEESNWQKVNRFFNNNNKEVLNSILTGGEDYAVLFTTQDNIEEKDNLIKIGKITSLNQENRVLFIDKNNKEVNFKYKGYNHN, encoded by the coding sequence ATGAAAGAATTTGAACTTATAGAAAAAATAAAACAACTCTCAAACAATTTTAATAAAACTTCAAATATAAATATCGGTGATGACTGTGCTGTGTTAAAAAATCTTAGTGATAAAAAAGATATTCTTGTAACAACAGACATATTAGTTGAAAATATACATTTTAGCCTTAAATATTATTCTTTTTATGATGTTGGTTACAAATCGGCACAAGTTAATATTAGTGATATTATATGTAAGGGTGCTTTTCCTAAGAGTGTGTTTGTATCATTATCTATACCAAAAAATATTACAGAAGAAAATATTTTACAATGGTATGACGGTTTTTTAGAAGCATGCAAACCATACAACATAGAAATTGCTGGAGGAGATACAACTAGTTCAAATAATGATTTTTTTATATCTATAACATTAATCGGTGAAATAGAAAAAAATAAAGCAATACTTAGAAGCACAGCAAAAGACAATGATAATATTTATGTTTTAGGTATTGTTGGTGAAAGTGACTTAGGATTAAAAAAACTATTATCTGGAAACTATAGCTATGATGATGAAAGCGTAAAAACTCATTTAAGACCGCAACTTTTCTTTAATGAGTGGCAAGAGATAATAAAAAAATATAAAATAAACTCTTCTATAGATATTAGTGACGGACTCTTACAAGATTTATCTCATATAGCAGAGAAGTCTAATTTGTATGCTAAAGTATTTGAAGAATCTAATTGGCAAAAGGTTAATAGATTTTTTAACAATAATAACAAAGAAGTATTAAACTCAATACTCACAGGCGGAGAAGATTATGCTGTATTATTTACCACTCAAGATAATATAGAAGAGAAAGATAATCTTATAAAAATAGGTAAAATAACTTCATTAAATCAAGAAAATAGAGTTTTGTTTATAGATAAAAATAACAAAGAAGTAAATTTTAAATACAAAGGATATAATCATAATTAA
- the gatB gene encoding Asp-tRNA(Asn)/Glu-tRNA(Gln) amidotransferase subunit GatB, with translation MEYEAVIGLEVHVQLNTKTKAFCSCPNTFGAPANTLTCPRCQAHPGTLPIVNKEMVHKTIKAGLATNCTIQKKSRFARKHYFYPDLPSYYQITQMDEPICTEGHLDITVLNEDGSSYNKSIRINRIHMEEDAGKLVHDDTGRPLSYVDLNRAGCCLIECVSEPDISTGEEAYQYLTELKKIFKYIDVSDCNMEEGSLRCDANVSIRPKGSKELGTKTEVKNMNSFRNVRLAIDYEIKRQIKALNNGEKILQETRLYDAKENTTKGMRSKEGAADYRYFPDPDIPLLVLKDEEIEQAKKELPELPQQKRERLKKDYDLPDQDIVVLTEDAALADYYEAAVKAYPKQPKKISNWIMVEVNAYLNKKLQTIKDFKPKPEHIAEIFKLIDENVISGKIAKEIFEDMCETGEAPSAIVEKKGIKQVSDTGELETIIRKVLEENPKSVADFKAGKEKSFGFLVGQTMKATKGQGNPKLVNEVLRKILSE, from the coding sequence ATGGAATATGAAGCAGTCATAGGATTAGAAGTGCATGTTCAGCTTAATACTAAAACTAAAGCATTCTGTTCATGCCCAAACACTTTCGGTGCTCCTGCAAACACTCTTACTTGTCCAAGATGTCAGGCTCACCCTGGTACTTTGCCTATAGTCAATAAAGAAATGGTGCATAAAACTATTAAAGCAGGACTTGCTACTAACTGTACTATTCAAAAGAAAAGCAGATTCGCTAGAAAACATTATTTCTACCCAGATTTGCCTTCTTACTATCAGATTACTCAAATGGATGAACCTATTTGTACTGAAGGTCATCTTGATATTACTGTACTTAATGAAGATGGTTCTTCTTACAATAAAAGTATAAGAATAAACAGAATACACATGGAAGAAGATGCTGGTAAACTTGTGCATGATGATACTGGAAGACCTTTAAGTTATGTAGACTTAAACCGTGCTGGTTGTTGTTTGATAGAATGTGTAAGCGAGCCTGATATTTCTACAGGTGAAGAAGCTTATCAATATTTAACAGAGCTTAAAAAAATATTTAAATATATTGATGTTTCTGATTGTAACATGGAAGAAGGTTCTTTAAGATGCGATGCTAACGTTTCTATACGCCCTAAAGGAAGTAAAGAACTTGGAACTAAAACTGAAGTTAAAAACATGAACAGTTTTAGAAATGTAAGACTTGCTATTGACTATGAAATAAAAAGACAAATTAAAGCTTTAAACAATGGTGAGAAAATCTTACAAGAAACTAGACTTTATGATGCTAAAGAAAACACTACTAAAGGTATGCGTTCTAAAGAGGGTGCTGCAGATTACAGATATTTCCCAGACCCAGATATACCTCTTTTAGTTCTTAAAGATGAAGAGATTGAACAAGCTAAAAAAGAGCTTCCTGAACTTCCTCAGCAAAAACGTGAAAGACTTAAAAAAGATTATGATTTGCCAGATCAGGATATAGTTGTATTAACAGAAGATGCAGCATTAGCTGATTATTATGAGGCGGCAGTAAAAGCTTATCCTAAACAGCCTAAGAAAATAAGCAACTGGATTATGGTTGAAGTTAATGCTTACTTAAATAAAAAACTTCAAACTATAAAAGATTTTAAACCAAAACCAGAACATATTGCTGAAATATTTAAACTTATAGATGAAAATGTTATAAGCGGTAAAATAGCTAAAGAGATATTTGAGGATATGTGCGAAACAGGAGAAGCTCCTTCTGCGATAGTTGAGAAAAAAGGTATTAAACAAGTAAGCGATACTGGTGAGCTTGAAACAATCATAAGAAAAGTTTTAGAAGAAAATCCTAAATCAGTAGCAGACTTCAAAGCAGGTAAAGAAAAATCATTCGGATTCTTAGTAGGTCAAACAATGAAAGCTACTAAAGGTCAAGGTAACCCTAAACTTGTTAATGAAGTTTTGAGAAAAATTTTAAGTGAATAA
- a CDS encoding glycosyltransferase family 2 protein: MPKVSVVIPIYNVEKYLKKCLDSVINQTLKDIEIICVNDCSSDNSESIIKEYINKDNRVKLINNKNNYGIGYSRNIGIDNSLSDYISFIDSDDFVSENFIEELYSTALKNDADIVFTNNIYTVNEDTNNIKPYYHNRMNIWKKKFNNSYIEGISNFNVNTEEKENTPEYPLVVVWNKLLKKDFLYKKYIRFFDYRIAEDADFFYRILANNPKMYYNNNAKYYYFQRCSSLMTNIKKDNDMPIVILEVFENIFNYYKENKKELLIDCNYYNFFSLLHTFNNYKADNKYEFYKLCHNLIKKLDVEIDRKKHAFYSYNVYIMKTYDDYNIYIEKIESIKKKVFSVAWWIPSITLREKYKKYALDKIANSKF, translated from the coding sequence ATGCCAAAAGTTTCTGTTGTTATACCAATTTATAATGTAGAAAAATATTTAAAAAAATGTTTGGATAGTGTTATTAATCAAACATTAAAAGATATAGAGATAATTTGTGTAAATGATTGCTCTTCTGATAATTCTGAAAGTATAATTAAAGAATATATAAATAAAGACAACAGAGTAAAACTAATTAATAATAAAAATAATTATGGAATAGGTTATTCTCGTAATATTGGTATTGATAATAGTTTGTCAGATTATATTTCTTTTATAGATTCTGATGATTTTGTATCTGAGAACTTTATTGAAGAGTTGTATAGTACTGCTTTAAAAAATGATGCAGATATAGTTTTTACAAATAATATATATACAGTTAATGAAGACACTAACAATATAAAACCTTATTATCACAATAGAATGAATATTTGGAAGAAAAAATTTAACAACTCTTATATTGAAGGTATTAGCAATTTTAATGTTAATACCGAAGAAAAAGAAAATACTCCTGAATATCCTTTAGTTGTTGTTTGGAATAAATTATTAAAAAAAGATTTTTTATATAAGAAATATATTCGTTTTTTTGATTATAGAATAGCTGAGGATGCAGATTTTTTCTATAGAATTTTAGCTAATAATCCTAAAATGTATTATAACAATAATGCTAAATATTATTATTTCCAAAGATGTTCATCTTTAATGACTAATATTAAAAAAGATAATGATATGCCTATAGTTATATTAGAAGTATTTGAAAATATTTTTAATTACTACAAAGAAAATAAAAAAGAACTTTTAATAGATTGTAATTATTATAATTTCTTTTCTCTTCTTCATACTTTTAATAATTATAAAGCAGATAATAAATATGAGTTTTATAAACTTTGTCATAACTTAATTAAAAAACTAGATGTTGAAATAGATAGAAAAAAACATGCTTTCTATTCTTATAATGTTTATATAATGAAAACTTATGATGATTATAATATCTATATAGAAAAAATAGAATCTATAAAGAAAAAAGTATTTTCTGTTGCTTGGTGGATACCTTCTATCACGCTTAGAGAAAAATATAAAAAATATGCTTTAGATAAAATTGCTAATAGTAAATTTTAA